One region of Erythrolamprus reginae isolate rEryReg1 chromosome 12, rEryReg1.hap1, whole genome shotgun sequence genomic DNA includes:
- the NKX6-3 gene encoding homeobox protein Nkx-6.3, translated as MDSNLQGTFLLNGPQLPPFAEVKAPMCQYAVQNSFYKLSPPGLSAQLVSGTPHGISDILSRPLAPPNNGLLSGYSHVGGFNGLAAQGIYYGPQMGNFAKAGSEYGARGRSCWAEPAQEWHECGNSTGHLGDGLHKKKHTRPTFTGHQIFALEKTFEQTKYLAGPERARLAYSLGMSESQVKVWFQNRRTKWRKKSALEPSSSSQVGAGPGERAASDEDDEYNKPLDPDSDDEKIRLLLRKHRATFSIVGLGSHSG; from the exons ATGGACTCCAACCTGCAGGGCACGTTCCTCCTCAACGGCCCTCAACTCCCCCCTTTCGCGGAGGTGAAAGCCCCCATGTGCCAGTACGCGGTGCAAAACTCCTTTTACAAGCTCAGCCCGCCTGGGCTCAGTGCCCAGTTGGTGTCCGGCACGCCCCACGGCATCAGTGACATCCTGAGCAGACCGCTGGCTCCTCCGAACAACGGCCTCCTCTCCGGCTACTCCCACGTTGGGGGATTCAACGGGCTGGCCGCCCAGGGCATTTACTACGGCCCCCAAATGGGCAACTTTGCCAAGGCAGGAAGCGAATATGGAGCCAGGGGCAGGAGCTGCTGGGCCGAGCCAGCCCAGGAATGGCACGAATGTGGCAATT CCACAGGGCACCTGGGTGACGGCCTCCACAAGAAGAAACATACGCGGCCGACCTTCACCGGCCACCAGATCTTTGCACTGGAGAAAACCTTTGAGCAGACCAAATACTTGGCTGGGCCTGAGCGGGCACGACTGGCATATTCCCTGGGCATGAGCGAATCCCAGGTAAAG gTGTGGTTCCAGAACCGCCGCACCAAGTGGAGGAAGAAGAGCGCCCTGgagccttcctcctcctcacaaGTGGGCGCTGGACCAGGAGAGCGGGCCGCCTCTGACGAAGACGACGAATACAACAAGCCCTTGGATCCAGACTCCGACGACGAGAAGATCCGACTCCTGTTGCGCAAACACCGGGCCACCTTCTCCATCGTGGGCCTAGGCTCCCACAGTGGCTGA